The Cyprinus carpio isolate SPL01 chromosome A3, ASM1834038v1, whole genome shotgun sequence genomic interval AAGCCTCATATCACAAGTACAATGCCAAGCGTCAGATGGAGTGGTGTAAAgcactggactctggagcagtggaaacctaTGACAAATCACACCTCTATGTTTGGCAGTCCGATGGGTGAATCTGGTTCGGTGGATGCCAGGAGAACATTACCTGTCTGACTGCATTGTGCCAGTGGAGTAGGGATAATGGTATGGGGCTTTTTTCATGATTAAGGCTAGGCCCTTTACTTCCAGTGAAAGAAAAACCTTAATACTTCAGCATACAGTACCTAGACATTTTGAACAATTCTATGTTCTATGTTCTTCCAACTTTGTGAGAACAGTTTGAGGGAGGCCATTTTCTATTCCAGCATGACTGTGACTCAGTGCACAAAGCAAGGCCCATAAAGACATGGTTGGATGAGTTTGGTGTGGAAGAACTCGACTGGAGCCCTGACCTCAACTCTATCAAACACATTTCAGATGAACTGTAACGTAGATTGTGAACCAGGCGTTCTGTTCCAACATCAGTGTCTGACCTCACAAATGCTCTTCTGGATGAATGGGCAAAAATTCCCACAGAAATTGTTGAATCTGAAGTCTGAGTTAAACTTGTTTTCTGTGGTAAACAACAGCATGTCTTTAATGCTGACGCTAGAGCTTAACTTGAACCTGGAATGTTCCTTTTAATGTGCCAAGTTTCTACATTGCTTGTCAACCATAAACAGTGTACTGTTAGTCTAATGAACAATTTAATATGgagtaagactttttttattggtattattattaatattattaagtgTGTCTTGCCATGGTGCCTAAAAACCTTTAGCTTTTTGGGggaaaactaataatttaatggtttattattttagtgtctcACCATTTGAAAGCAACTAAAAATCTGAGTTTAAGTTTcactgatgaagtttaattattGGCCTTTTTGCATTTGATTCTGCTGTACTTGGCTCATTTCTCAACTCTGGAATCCGGTAGCAGATTCTATTTCAGCAGTTTTGTCAGTGGGATTTGAGGGTTACTTCTCACTCATCAGAAATAAATTGGTGCGGTTGTGTGAGATGGAATGCACCATCTGCTGGTGGTCAGCGGATGCCAACATTCTTGAAGCGATAAAGTTTGGTTTCAGAGGGTTGCTATTCTGGTAGCAGCTGTCTTGTCATGTTTAGCCATGCATTGTTTTATTccacaaatgcacaaaaacaatcTCTAGAGGGACCCGAGCCATTTCTACAGACATACGGACCCGAGCCATATCTATCAGAgtcttagaaactgcatagcagtGTTCTTGTAACCACTCAGAAAACTTGTGGTTTTCTGTTAGTATCACTGTCATTGTTATTGTCATTCTCTTACACACACTTGTTGTTGACATTCTGTGTCACCCAATCTAATAATGGCACAAATCTACAGTTAATCCTAAATTTAACCTCTCTGGATAACCGTAATCTGTGCAGACTCCAATTCAATCCAGTCTCCACTTTGCTCTTGTATGGTGTAAGTTGGAGCTGCAGTACAATTGAGACCAGGTCACAGAGTATGATAGTATTAGGCATTAGTATTGGTtgcaaattaaaatctaaaaaaaaaaaaactattcttcctaccccccccccaaaaaaaaatgctgagGCTGCAGTCACTTGGTGGTTGGAAGGCTTGCACACCTGTTTCTCACAGGCTTCTGGGAGTGTATGTAAGTGATTGAGTTAAGTGCTTTCATGGCCGGCAGAAGCAGTGAAGTGGGTTTGGACGAGGGTTAGTCAGAAGAAGTAGGAGCTTTGTCCCCTTGTcatggacgtgtgtgtgtgttaaggcaTGAAAGGAAGGACGACAGACTGCAGATGACAGCTGTCATGCAGACACTCTATACCAGCCAAATGTGGAATGAAGCTCTGTAGAATGTGCTGTTAACTACtgagataaatatttaaatttagtgGCTCCCAAGTTGAAATGTGTTCTGTATACAATGTTTGAGTACTATTTTGAGTTTGGCTTCTTTGCCTATATGGCGCATTTGTGGGGGTGGTTGGGGGTTCGTTTGAGTTTTGTTTGGTGTGGTTGTTTTGGGGGCTTGGTtggttttaatctttttttttttttttttagttttatgtttggttttgttcGGGTTTTGTTCTCGGCCTTGGTTTGTTttggcgttttgttttgttttgttgtatgttATGTCCTGGgttttgttttgggttgttgGTTTTGTTCTGGGCTTTGTTctaggttttgttttgttagttgtcatattttttaaaaatgtatttctaatgtCCCACATGATAAACATAAGTTTTTCTACATAAAGAAATCTAAGCATTACCTTGTCAGGAAAAAACAATACTTAATTTGACtgcaataaagtaataaataaacattggattaattcaagattatttttttttcgccAAGCCACCTCAAATATCCCTATTAACCTGAATTAATATTActtgtctgcttgatcctattccatctcatttccttcaagccatttctcctgtagttgtacctgcactcactcacatcattaacatatcccttcacactggtgttttcccctcagcatttagacagtCTCGTTTTACCCctctacttaagaaacccacgcTTAACTCAtatcttttagagaactacagattGGTTTCCCATcttcatttcattgcaaaaacacttgaacgagttgtgttcaaccaagtctctgcctttctcacacagaacaacctcctcaaCAGCAACcgatctggcttcagaagtggacattctactgagactgccttgctctcagttgttaaAGCCCTAAGATCGGCAAgagcggattccaaatcttcaatacttatcttgctggatctgtctgctgcttttgacacggttaaccaccagaagggcatctcaggaaccgcactccagtagTTTGAGTCTTATGTCTCAGATAGGTcctcaaggtatcttggagaggtgagctGTCCAAGTCataacatctaactactggggtgcctcagggttcaattcttggaccacttctcttctctgtctacaaggcatcattaggttctgtcattcagaaacatggcttttcatatcactgctatgctgatgacactcaactctacctttcattccatcctgatgatccgacgatagctgcttgcatctcagcttgtctaacagacatttcttgttggatgaaggaccatccccttcaactcaaccttgccaagtcAGAACTGCTTGAGGTTCCATcaaaacccatcgtttcatcacaatttcaccatccaattAGGAACcaaaatttcttcaaaaacagctagaaaccttggagttatgattgatgatcagctgaatttctcagaccacattgctaaaactgtctggtcctgcagatttgcttcattcaacatcaagaagatcaaaCCCTTTCTTTCgtaacatgctgcacaactccttgttcaagctcttgttctgtccaggctggactattgcaatgctctcttggcaggtcttccagccagttctatcaaaccaatacaattaatccagaatgcaaaagcaagattaattttaatgagccgaaaagaatgcatgtcacacctctgtttatcaattacGCTGGCTACCAAgtgctgctcgcataaaattcaaggcattgatgtttgcctacaaaaccaccactggctctgcacccctttacctaaattcattacttcagagttatgtgccctctagaagcttgcattctgcatgTGACGACGTATTATTGTGCAATCcctaagaggcacaaaatcactttcacagactttttcattaactgttccctactggtggaatgacctgcccaactcaatctgagtcCTTATCCATCTTAAAGAATCAGCTAAAAAGCTCTGGCATGCTCtattctaatgtaaaaaaaaaaccactagcttctttaatctttttgtattctattttctttttatttattatgaaatttaaaaacaacaacaaaaaactttgctACGTGCACTGCGTTAATCTAACTGAGACtggttatagcacttgcatatcattgctctcttgattattttgattgcttccactgtcctcatttgtaagtcactttggataaaagcgtctgctaaatgactaaatgtaaatttgaacTTATCACACCTTATATTTACACTATTATCAGCTGCATCTAAATGAGCTAAAATGACTGTTATTCTTTCCCTCTATCTCTGATCTCTACAGGCAACCCCAGAGCCTGAGCCCGAGCCTGTACCTGAAGAAGTCATACCATCAGCACCTGTAGAAGAGCCCAATCCTGTGCAGGAGCCAGTGCCTGAGCAAGTACCCAACTCGTCACCAGAACCAGTGGCTGAACCAGTGAAGGAGTCTGTCTCAGAACCAGTGAAGGAGTCTGTCTCAGAACCAGTGAAGGAGTCTGTCTCAGAACCAGTGAAGGAGTCTGTCTCAGAACCAGTGAAGGAGTCTGTCTCAGAACCAGTGAAGGAGTCTGTCTCAGAACCAGTGAAGGAGTCTGTCCCAGAACCAGTGAAGGAGTCTGTCCCAGAACCAGTGAAGGAGTCTGTCCCAGAACCAGTGCCTGAACTAGTCCCAGAGGTGCCCATCCATGAACCAGCATCTGAACCCACCCCAGAACCAGCATCTGAACCCACCCCAGAACCACTTTCTGTACCAACCCCTGAAACAGAGCCTGCACCCATCGCAGAGCAACTATCCGCACCAGCCCCCGAAGCAGTGCCTGTGCCCATCCCCGAGACCTCACCAGTAGCTGAATCCCTTCCAGAAGTCCTACAGAATACTGGTATGGATGCATCAGCGCTACACAGTGTGTAGTTTTTGTACACTTTTTGGGTACAATCCTGCCATTGCAGGTACAAGTGACCCTGTGAAGAATGCTGGGTAACACTTtgttttacagtgtccttgttacacatgttaaatgtacttattatagtagtAAAAGTAAATTACTAAACCAGTAATTAGTAATAGTAAACCAAGCTCTAATCCTAAAACTACATGACAGCAAGTGTGTGCTGCTAATGTATATTGCTTAGCACATTATGCTTAATTACAGCAAGGACACTTTAGATTTCTGGAGagtaaatcatttatattttcacttcTCTCTTATGCATTTAGGTAGTTTCTCCAGATCCTGGCTTCTTTCTCCAGTCTTTCTTGTCTTATCTGCCTGTGGCTTTCTGAGCGAGTGTTTTGAGAGCAGGGCTGTGAGTGTCGCGGAGATAAAGACTCATAGGTCGACCCACTCAAACACACTGGAGCTTTGTGCTCTGCGGTTGTAAACTGATGCCAGTGTGTAACTGGGTCCCGGTCACACACTTCCTTTGTTCTCCCAGCAGTACATTGGGCTCCAAGTTACAGATTTTTCTGCGTTTACATGCAGACATCAGTCGTTGTGCTCAGATATAACCCTTGTTTGCAAAAGACCAGTGTTTCTTGGGCAAAAACTTTACTGAATTACAACATCAACGGAGCTAGTTTCAGCAGCACATACCGCAGATGTGAGGTGTGTGAAACAGGCTTCAGCCGCCAAccgcatgtgcagagcagcttttATCCTCAAATGAATATAAAGACTTCCTAGCTGCCCGTGCCAATGACTTGACAGGCCTGCAAGTGGATTAGACCTAGTAGGATGATAATCTGGGTTAGGAACAGGGCACAGTGTCACAGAAGATTTTCTGCCCTTCCTTTCTTGTTGTCTGATCCATCACAACAATACAGACACTTGCATACTGATCGAACACCTGCTTATTTGTATCCAGATCAAGTGTGGTCCTAGACAGGAGACCGTTTTTAGTTTTTCCAGGCTGTTCAGAGGCgagtttatttaaacttttagcAGTTAGCCTCTGCTGATAGATGATATAACTACACCATTATGGGGACAAAAGCCCTATTCTGACATTAACTTATTTCTGCTAATCTCTACATTTTTAATGCAACCTCTTATTTATACAAGTTAAACACACAAATCTgcttagtttatatatatatatatatatatatatatatatatatatatatatatatatatatatatatatatatatatatatatatatatatatatatatatatatatatatatgtatgtgtgttactTATacttaatgtgtatatatatgtatgtgtgtgtatatatatgtatgtgtgtgtatatatatgtatgtgcgtgtatatatatgtatatatatatatatatatatatatatatatatatatatatatatatatatatatatatgtatatatataggtagGTAGGTAAATGTTAAATCCGATATCGTCTCTTTCAGATGTTGCAGCTGCTTTAGTAACAGATGAGGTCGAGCCCTCTGCAGCCCTCCCAGATAATAAGAGGACCACCAAGTTTGAGAAGAGAATGACCGAGGAGGAGATGGACGAGGAACAAAGGTCAGTATTTTGCTTTCTCCTTCAGTCCATCCACTGAAGCAACAGCTTCTCCTAATAACACAACAGTGACATCAACATTTCACTATTTTGCATTTCATATATAtctaaaatcaaatgtaataaataaccAAATGAGGTGTGTTTTAGAGCTTTTTATGGTTAGATTATATTTCTAATGGTGAATTGTTGAGTTACATGAAAGCCTGTGCTGTATGTTGTAGTTTGGGGCATGTCCAGTCGATCTGTTGTGAGgaaggtttttgttgttgctccTTGTATTTCTGGGTCATTTGTAGCGGTGTAGCACTGTGGGTGTTTGGATAAGGAGGGTGAGATGTTCAGGGGCACTCGCGGGGGCTCAAGGTTTGTCTGGAGGTTCAGGCACACTCTGCCTCAGGGTGGGTGTGGTTTGTTTGCTTGATAAAACATAGATTGAGCGGTGGGggatctgaaataaaaataacacttaggctacactttattttgatagtccaatTTAGACATTCGACTTACTATGGGGGTGTTAACatgacaccattttcaactaagaCATGAAAAACTTgtgttttggccattcatttacatggAAACAGCATTTTAAGAgtttaaaattgtgaatttttgaaaagttttagaGCGCACGTTTTTGAAAGTTGCATTATCATCTCCTTGTAAACTTGtacatgtgtgttgtgtgtttagtCTGTATGTGCACAGGcacatagtgtttctttacaaagcgACATCGCCATCTATTGGTCTGGCATGCATAAaacaatgcagtttttttttgttgttttttttgtgtgaacggTGATCAGTTTGACAACATTAcacaaaactttttgaaaacacaaaggaaaatctTTTTGGTTTTTAGTACATCGCTGTTGTGTAAAcgtattttatacataattttgcaactacactgccattcaaaagtttaggatcagtaagatttatgttttttattttaatctattttgcTCACAAAgatgcatgtatttgatcaaaaatacagaaaaaaaactggaataatgattaaacaaatattaaatattatttcataactggttaatgttattacaatttaaaataagtgttttctactttgaaatgtaatttattcctgtgatgcaaagctgaattttccgcatcattactccagtcttcagtgtcacatgatctttcagaaatcattctgatatgctgatttattatcaatattggaaactgttgtgctgcttaatatttgttttggaactttttcaggattctttgatgaataaaaagttaagaaagaacagcatttattttaaatagaaacattttctaAGAATGAGTCTTTTACTATAAATcttttcaatttaatatatatgttaagcagcaaaaactgtttccaacatttaataataatttagcatattagaatgatttctgaaagatcatgtgacactgaagactggagttatgatgctgaaaatacagctttgatatcacatgaataaattacattctaaaatacattacaatagaaaatagctattttaaattgcaatagtatttcacaacatttctgtttttactgcatttttgattaaattaatgcaaccTTGATAAACATAAAACTCTTCTTTCAAAGATATTAAAACAAACTTACTGACCCGGTGTTGTACATTTCCTGCATATTTGTCATTCCCTTGTGGAGTGTTGTAATGAGTTTACATGTgcaacaaataattatatatatatatatatatataaagtggaATTTAAGGGCACCATAGGTGGATTCTCAACAAGAACCAAGCCACTGTCTGCTTTATCACAACTGTGCATGTAAATTCAGTCAGTGATTTGAGATGATTTCTACAGTTCCCACTGGCAgaagtcactgtgtgtgtgtgtagctgtagATTATCAGGATGACTCAGAGTCAGAAGCCTACAGTAATGGTCTGTACATAATGTCCTCTGCTCCTGCCCTTTATCTTTGCAGGATAGAGTTCACAAATGACTTTACAGCTCTTTAAACAACACCAGGCAGTATGCCTGTGTCAGGCCACTGGTAAGGTATCATTTACTTCAGTTTGACCCCTGACACCCCCCACAGTCTCACCCTTCGGCCTCCCCCATCACCACCATGTGCTGACACACCGAGTGTACATGAATATCTTCCCTTCCCTCACTTTCCTTATTCAGTGACCGTTCATGCCCTCACATGTTCAGTCACAgtaacagttcacccagaaataaaataCTGTCCTGTGCTAGCCATGTCGTCTCAAACCTGTTtgaattcatttgtttgtttgtagattCACTGTTTATGTTTCAAgtcttaatttgtttgtttgcgtGCTTGTtagtaaaatcaatatttatttatttgtaaagtcacaatttagaaatgttttcattcattcctttctttcattcattcattgtttatgtaaagtcactatgtattttatttataacgtGACTGTTTATTTAGTTGAAAAGTCAcaatgtagttatttatttataaaaacagaatGTATTTAGTTGAAAAgtcacagtttatttatttatatatttattaagtcagaatgtatttgtttgaaaagccacaattgtatttatttgtttgtaaagtcactttttatatattttatttatttgtaaagtcGCAAAccatt includes:
- the LOC109064098 gene encoding E3 ubiquitin-protein ligase RNF12-B-like isoform X3, whose product is MTIDAPVILSALFFTIIAIIVASAFLAKKPAQKKDQKQKQHEERPERAAEYHQPRVEQPAPAPAPAQKEVIIEKKREEAVPVVEAEVTPVQQTPGQAEVKAEEEIAVEPKKEEPAAVAPVIEEVGVVEEQPAVEPEAIPVQDTPVQATPEPEPEPVPEEVIPSAPVEEPNPVQEPVPEQVPNSSPEPVAEPVKESVSEPVKESVSEPVKESVSEPVKESVPEPVKESVPEPVKESVPEPVPELVPEVPIHEPASEPTPEPASEPTPEPLSVPTPETEPAPIAEQLSAPAPEAVPVPIPETSPVAESLPEVLQNTDVAAALVTDEVEPSAALPDNKRTTKFEKRMTEEEMDEEQRIEFTNDFTAL
- the LOC109064098 gene encoding E3 ubiquitin-protein ligase RNF12-B-like isoform X2; protein product: MTIDAPVILSALFFTIIAIIVASAFLAKKPAQKKDQKQKQHEERPERAAEYHQPRVEQPAPAPAPAQKEVIIEKKREEAVPVVEAEVTPVQQTPGQAEVKAEEEIAVEPKKEEPAAVAPVIEEVGVVEEQPAVEPEAIPVQDTPVQATPEPEPEPVPEEVIPSAPVEEPNPVQEPVPEQVPNSSPEPVAEPVKESVSEPVKESVSEPVKESVSEPVKESVSEPVKESVSEPVKESVSEPVKESVPEPVKESVPEPVKESVPEPVPELVPEVPIHEPASEPTPEPASEPTPEPLSVPTPETEPAPIAEQLSAPAPEAVPVPIPETSPVAESLPEVLQNTDVAAALVTDEVEPSAALPDNKRTTKFEKRMTEEEMDEEQRDAE
- the LOC109064098 gene encoding magnetosome-associated protein MamJ-like isoform X5 produces the protein MTIDAPVILSALFFTIIAIIVASAFLAKKPAQKKDQKQKQHEERPERAAEYHQPRVEQPAPAPAPAQKEVIIEKKREEAVPVVEAEVTPVQQTPGQAEVKAEEEIAVEPKKEEPAAVAPVIEEVGVVEEQPAVEPEAIPVQDTPVQATPEPEPEPVPEEVIPSAPVEEPNPVQEPVPEQVPNSSPEPVAEPVKESVSEPVKESVPEPVKESVPEPVKESVPEPVPELVPEVPIHEPASEPTPEPASEPTPEPLSVPTPETEPAPIAEQLSAPAPEAVPVPIPETSPVAESLPEVLQNTDVAAALVTDEVEPSAALPDNKRTTKFEKRMTEEEMDEEQRIEFTNDFTAL
- the LOC109064098 gene encoding cell surface glycoprotein 1-like isoform X1, yielding MTIDAPVILSALFFTIIAIIVASAFLAKKPAQKKDQKQKQHEERPERAAEYHQPRVEQPAPAPAPAQKEVIIEKKREEAVPVVEAEVTPVQQTPGQAEVKAEEEIAVEPKKEEPAAVAPVIEEVGVVEEQPAVEPEAIPVQDTPVQATPEPEPEPVPEEVIPSAPVEEPNPVQEPVPEQVPNSSPEPVAEPVKESVSEPVKESVSEPVKESVSEPVKESVSEPVKESVSEPVKESVSEPVKESVPEPVKESVPEPVKESVPEPVPELVPEVPIHEPASEPTPEPASEPTPEPLSVPTPETEPAPIAEQLSAPAPEAVPVPIPETSPVAESLPEVLQNTDVAAALVTDEVEPSAALPDNKRTTKFEKRMTEEEMDEEQRIEFTNDFTAL
- the LOC109064098 gene encoding E3 ubiquitin-protein ligase RNF12-B-like isoform X4; amino-acid sequence: MTIDAPVILSALFFTIIAIIVASAFLAKKPAQKKDQKQKQHEERPERAAEYHQPRVEQPAPAPAPAQKEVIIEKKREEAVPVVEAEVTPVQQTPGQAEVKAEEEIAVEPKKEEPAAVAPVIEEVGVVEEQPAVEPEAIPVQDTPVQATPEPEPEPVPEEVIPSAPVEEPNPVQEPVPEQVPNSSPEPVAEPVKESVSEPVKESVSEPVKESVPEPVKESVPEPVKESVPEPVPELVPEVPIHEPASEPTPEPASEPTPEPLSVPTPETEPAPIAEQLSAPAPEAVPVPIPETSPVAESLPEVLQNTDVAAALVTDEVEPSAALPDNKRTTKFEKRMTEEEMDEEQRIEFTNDFTAL